The Christiangramia flava JLT2011 genome has a segment encoding these proteins:
- a CDS encoding SAM hydrolase/SAM-dependent halogenase family protein: MAIITLTTDFGEKDYFAGAVKGAIYSELDQVRIVDISHSITPFHISEAAYTIKNAYRSFPKGSIHIIGIDSELTPENKHLAVKLDDHYFICANNGILSLLASEINPEKIVEINIHDKIETNFPVLDVFVKVACHLARGGTLEVIGKTVTEIKYLKQYEPTVNSDKKQILGHVIYIDNYGNVITNISRKFFENVRKGRDFTIRARNVSFSEIHEAYSHAINFEVEKDKRREEDGKKLAVFNSAGYIELAIYKSNLKTVGGASTLFGLDYLDTVTINFE; the protein is encoded by the coding sequence ATGGCAATCATCACCTTAACGACCGATTTCGGGGAAAAAGATTATTTCGCTGGCGCGGTTAAGGGAGCAATCTACAGTGAGCTCGATCAGGTTAGAATTGTTGATATTTCGCATTCCATCACTCCGTTTCATATCAGTGAAGCCGCTTACACGATCAAAAATGCATATCGCAGTTTTCCGAAGGGCAGCATTCACATTATCGGGATCGATTCAGAACTAACGCCCGAAAATAAGCACCTGGCGGTGAAACTGGACGATCATTATTTCATCTGTGCCAATAACGGGATTTTATCCCTGCTAGCTTCTGAAATCAATCCCGAAAAGATCGTGGAAATCAACATTCATGATAAGATCGAAACCAATTTTCCCGTTTTGGATGTTTTCGTTAAAGTGGCCTGTCACCTGGCCCGCGGCGGAACCCTGGAAGTGATCGGGAAAACCGTTACCGAGATCAAGTACCTGAAGCAGTACGAGCCCACGGTCAATTCAGACAAAAAGCAAATCCTGGGACATGTGATCTATATTGATAATTACGGAAATGTGATCACGAATATTTCCAGGAAATTCTTTGAAAATGTTCGTAAAGGCCGTGACTTTACGATTCGCGCCAGGAACGTTAGCTTTTCTGAAATCCATGAAGCATACAGTCACGCGATCAATTTTGAGGTTGAGAAAGATAAAAGGCGGGAAGAAGACGGCAAGAAACTGGCAGTTTTTAATTCAGCCGGTTATATTGAACTGGCGATTTATAAAAGCAATTTAAAAACGGTTGGCGGGGCTTCTACCCTCTTCGGGCTGGATTACCTGGACACTGTAACCATAAATTTCGAATAA
- the mnmE gene encoding tRNA uridine-5-carboxymethylaminomethyl(34) synthesis GTPase MnmE — MKLNDTIVALATPAGAGAISVIRVSGPEAIKIIAPLFVAKSKKPLEDQASHTIHLGNIMNGERTLDEVLVSVFRAPRSYTGEETVEISCHGSPYIQQEIIQLLIRKGCRSAEAGEFTLRAFLNGKMDLSQAEAVADLINSENAASHQMAMQQMRGGFSNEIQKLREELLNFASLIELELDFAEEDVEFANRDQFRELVSKIQTVLKRLIDSFATGNVLKNGIPVAIVGEPNVGKSTLLNALLNEERAIVSDIAGTTRDTIEDEMSIGGVGFRFIDTAGIRDTKDVVESIGIKKTFEKISQAQVVVYLVDSSQIAVNTERLRQVRIEIEKIKNKFPLKPLLIISNKIDRLAEEEITKLKKELDLISAMNNRAQYLLLSAKSNTGVEELKEKLLEFVNTGALRNSDTIVTNSRHYAALLRALEEMNKVEEGLNHELSGDLLAIDIRQALYHFGEITGQITNDDLLGNIFANFCIGK; from the coding sequence ATGAAGCTGAATGACACCATCGTAGCCCTTGCTACTCCTGCGGGAGCCGGGGCCATTTCCGTAATCAGGGTTTCTGGACCAGAAGCTATTAAGATCATCGCACCGCTTTTTGTGGCTAAAAGTAAAAAGCCCCTCGAAGATCAGGCTTCGCATACGATCCACCTGGGAAATATCATGAATGGTGAACGAACACTTGACGAAGTCTTGGTTTCTGTATTTCGTGCCCCAAGATCGTATACTGGTGAGGAAACAGTAGAAATTTCCTGTCACGGAAGTCCTTATATTCAGCAGGAGATCATTCAATTATTGATTCGGAAAGGCTGCCGCTCTGCGGAAGCAGGAGAATTTACCCTGCGGGCATTCCTGAATGGTAAAATGGACCTCAGCCAGGCTGAAGCTGTTGCAGACCTGATCAATTCGGAAAATGCTGCGTCTCACCAGATGGCCATGCAGCAAATGCGTGGAGGATTTTCCAACGAAATTCAAAAACTACGCGAAGAATTGCTGAATTTCGCTTCGCTTATTGAGCTGGAACTCGACTTTGCTGAAGAAGACGTGGAATTTGCCAATCGGGATCAATTTCGGGAACTGGTTTCTAAAATTCAGACCGTGCTTAAGAGACTGATCGATTCCTTTGCGACCGGTAACGTACTTAAAAACGGAATTCCTGTGGCCATTGTTGGCGAACCAAATGTGGGGAAATCGACTCTTTTAAATGCCTTATTGAACGAAGAACGCGCCATCGTTTCAGATATCGCGGGAACCACAAGGGACACCATAGAAGATGAAATGAGCATTGGGGGTGTAGGATTCCGGTTTATTGATACTGCCGGGATCCGTGATACCAAAGACGTGGTGGAAAGCATCGGTATTAAAAAGACCTTTGAAAAGATCAGCCAGGCGCAGGTGGTAGTATATCTGGTAGATTCCTCTCAAATTGCGGTAAATACCGAAAGACTCAGGCAGGTGCGTATAGAAATTGAAAAGATTAAAAATAAGTTTCCGCTTAAACCGCTTTTGATTATTTCCAATAAGATCGACCGACTCGCAGAAGAAGAGATCACAAAACTGAAAAAAGAACTCGATCTGATTTCAGCGATGAACAATCGGGCACAGTACCTTCTGCTGTCCGCAAAATCCAATACAGGTGTTGAGGAATTAAAAGAAAAACTGTTGGAGTTTGTGAATACGGGAGCTCTTAGAAACAGTGACACCATCGTCACTAACAGCAGGCATTACGCGGCATTGCTCCGGGCTCTGGAAGAAATGAACAAGGTAGAAGAAGGCCTGAATCATGAATTAAGTGGAGATCTCCTTGCGATAGATATTCGACAGGCATTATATCATTTTGGAGAAATCACAGGGCAGATTACTAACGACGATCTCCTAGGAAATATATTCGCCAACTTCTGTATTGGAAAGTAA
- the gldG gene encoding gliding motility-associated ABC transporter substrate-binding protein GldG — MMSTKSSRSLIILLVALIALNWISGKFYTRLDLTEDQRYSLSPASERILEDVDSPIIFDVFLQGSFPSEFRRLQSETRQMLEEFAAHNRNIVFNFVDPLENGQDANIVAQEFMQMGMTPARVNVRENGKNSESIVFPWAIANYGQKTVTIPLMKNQIGSTDEERVTASVQQLEYVLADGISKLVYPRKKKIAIMRGNGELPDANIADFVKTLQQYYYTAPFTLDSVAKVPQRTLKELEQYDLVIEPKPTQAYSEKEKLVLDQYLMHGGKMIWLAEMTNMESDSLMNASGTAIAIPKDLNLGDYFFSYGIRINPELVKDLYSAPIILASGEGSETRFNPYPWFYSPLTTSPNQHPIINNLEAVKFEYANPIDTLKNGIHKTVLLTSSPRTEVQGTPLQISLDLVNEKPDLTAFNSGEQNLAVLLEGQFPSVYKNRIKPFELDDVKDQSSDTKMLVISDGDVIKNDLQRGRPVELGFDRFTGNSYGNKEFLLNAVNYMLDDNGLIDIRSKEVRIAFLDSEKLEAERTTWQLINLAAPLVILALFGLGFHYYRRRKYIK, encoded by the coding sequence ATGATGAGCACCAAAAGTTCCAGATCCCTGATCATTCTACTGGTGGCACTGATCGCCCTCAACTGGATTTCCGGTAAATTCTATACACGCCTGGATCTTACAGAAGATCAGCGGTACAGCCTTTCTCCCGCTTCGGAACGAATTCTGGAAGACGTAGACTCCCCGATCATTTTTGATGTGTTCCTGCAAGGTTCTTTTCCATCAGAATTCCGCCGGCTGCAAAGTGAAACCCGCCAGATGCTGGAAGAATTCGCTGCTCATAACCGGAACATAGTATTCAATTTTGTAGATCCTTTGGAAAATGGCCAGGACGCCAATATTGTGGCCCAGGAATTTATGCAAATGGGGATGACACCCGCCCGGGTAAACGTGCGTGAAAATGGCAAAAACAGTGAAAGTATCGTCTTTCCCTGGGCAATTGCCAATTATGGCCAAAAAACGGTTACCATTCCTTTGATGAAGAACCAGATTGGTTCCACTGATGAAGAACGCGTTACCGCTTCGGTGCAGCAACTGGAATATGTTCTGGCAGACGGGATCAGTAAACTGGTTTATCCACGCAAAAAAAAGATCGCCATCATGCGCGGAAATGGGGAACTGCCAGATGCCAATATCGCCGACTTCGTCAAAACGCTTCAGCAGTATTATTACACGGCGCCATTTACGCTGGATTCCGTAGCTAAGGTTCCACAACGAACTTTAAAAGAATTGGAGCAATACGACCTGGTGATCGAGCCAAAACCGACGCAGGCCTATTCTGAAAAAGAAAAATTGGTACTTGACCAGTACCTGATGCATGGCGGAAAAATGATCTGGCTGGCAGAAATGACCAATATGGAAAGTGACAGTCTCATGAACGCTTCCGGGACGGCGATCGCAATCCCGAAGGACCTGAACCTGGGTGATTACTTCTTTTCTTATGGTATTAGGATCAACCCGGAACTGGTAAAAGACCTTTATTCTGCGCCGATAATTTTAGCCAGCGGAGAGGGAAGTGAGACACGATTTAACCCGTATCCCTGGTTTTATAGTCCGTTAACCACTTCTCCTAATCAACACCCGATCATCAATAACCTGGAAGCTGTAAAATTTGAGTATGCCAACCCGATCGACACCTTGAAAAACGGCATTCACAAAACCGTTCTGCTTACCAGCTCTCCAAGAACTGAAGTACAGGGAACGCCGCTACAGATCAGCCTCGACCTGGTAAATGAAAAACCCGATCTTACAGCATTCAATAGTGGAGAGCAAAATCTTGCCGTGCTGCTGGAAGGCCAGTTTCCATCAGTATACAAGAACCGGATCAAGCCTTTTGAACTGGACGATGTGAAGGATCAAAGCAGCGATACCAAGATGCTGGTGATCTCTGATGGGGACGTGATCAAAAATGACCTGCAGCGGGGTCGCCCGGTAGAGTTAGGCTTTGATCGATTTACCGGAAACAGTTACGGAAATAAGGAATTTCTCCTGAATGCCGTGAATTATATGTTGGACGACAATGGGCTTATCGATATTCGGTCAAAAGAAGTTCGAATTGCATTCCTGGACAGCGAGAAGCTGGAAGCCGAAAGAACGACCTGGCAGCTCATCAACCTCGCAGCTCCGCTGGTCATCCTCGCGCTTTTCGGTTTAGGCTTTCATTACTACCGCCGCCGGAAATATATAAAGTGA
- a CDS encoding tyrosine-type recombinase/integrase, whose protein sequence is MATKVSLRQKDISKGRKSLYLDFYPPIPHPETGKDTRREFLGLYIFGKPKTPIDKKHNAETLKIGESIRQKRENFLNKPEIYSQYEKEQLRIKDLGEQCFVEYFRKLADKRKGTNYDNWVSALNYLEAYTNGSLRFADLNQKFLEDLKEYLLNTKSNRSTKTKLSQNSAVSYFNKVKATLKQAFKDGILQDDLNSRIKPIKATETRREYLTIDELNKLVKTDCNNPLLKRAALFSALTGLRFSDIQKMTWSELEHIKGQGYFLNFSQKKTKGVEVLPISEQAYGFTEGEENPKEMPQDKSVFEGLKYSAYHNKHLFQWIGAAGITKDITFHCFRHTFATLQLFNGTDIYTVSKMLGHKDLKTTQVYAKIVDEAKRKAANKIKLDM, encoded by the coding sequence ATGGCCACAAAAGTAAGTTTAAGACAGAAAGACATTAGTAAAGGTCGTAAAAGCCTGTATCTTGATTTTTACCCACCTATTCCCCACCCTGAAACCGGAAAAGATACACGTAGGGAATTTTTAGGACTTTACATTTTTGGAAAGCCTAAAACTCCAATTGACAAGAAGCATAATGCTGAAACTTTGAAAATAGGTGAAAGCATACGCCAAAAGCGTGAAAACTTTCTGAACAAGCCAGAAATTTACAGCCAGTATGAAAAGGAACAATTAAGAATAAAAGATTTAGGCGAACAATGTTTTGTGGAATATTTCAGAAAACTTGCAGATAAACGGAAAGGTACAAATTACGATAACTGGGTTTCCGCACTAAATTACCTTGAAGCCTATACAAATGGTAGTTTGAGATTTGCCGACCTCAACCAGAAATTTTTAGAGGATTTAAAAGAATATTTACTGAATACTAAAAGCAATAGAAGCACTAAAACTAAACTTTCTCAAAATTCAGCGGTTTCTTATTTCAATAAAGTTAAAGCCACTTTAAAACAAGCGTTTAAAGACGGTATCCTACAAGATGATTTAAACTCCAGGATAAAGCCTATTAAAGCAACTGAAACAAGACGTGAGTATTTAACCATTGATGAGCTAAATAAGCTCGTTAAAACGGATTGTAACAACCCTTTGTTAAAACGTGCTGCCTTGTTTTCTGCTTTAACAGGGTTGAGGTTTTCAGATATTCAAAAAATGACCTGGAGCGAACTAGAGCACATCAAAGGACAAGGCTATTTTCTGAACTTTAGCCAAAAGAAAACGAAAGGCGTTGAAGTATTACCAATCTCCGAACAGGCTTACGGCTTTACTGAGGGTGAAGAAAACCCCAAAGAAATGCCACAAGATAAATCAGTATTTGAGGGGCTAAAATATTCCGCATATCACAACAAACACTTATTTCAATGGATCGGAGCAGCAGGAATAACTAAGGATATTACCTTTCATTGTTTCAGACATACGTTTGCCACCTTACAACTATTTAATGGTACTGATATTTACACAGTATCAAAGATGTTAGGACATAAAGACCTCAAAACAACGCAAGTTTATGCCAAAATAGTTGATGAAGCAAAACGAAAGGCAGCCAATAAAATTAAACTGGATATGTAA
- a CDS encoding helix-turn-helix domain-containing protein gives MSSKIEVQRICQYCKKEFTARTTVTKYCSHKCNQRAYKAKKRSEKVEKSISETRKKKKQPIEQLKAKEFLTVREVSELLNCSVRSVYNYIENGTISAVNLGQRMTRIKRSEIDRIFD, from the coding sequence ATGAGTAGTAAAATTGAGGTTCAACGAATTTGCCAATATTGTAAAAAAGAATTTACAGCCAGAACGACGGTAACTAAATACTGTTCCCATAAGTGCAATCAAAGAGCTTACAAGGCAAAAAAGCGATCTGAAAAAGTTGAGAAATCAATTAGTGAAACAAGGAAAAAAAAGAAGCAACCTATTGAGCAACTTAAAGCCAAAGAATTTTTAACTGTTCGTGAAGTATCAGAGTTATTAAACTGTTCGGTACGTTCGGTTTATAATTACATTGAAAATGGAACTATTTCAGCTGTAAACTTAGGGCAAAGAATGACAAGAATAAAGCGATCTGAAATTGATAGAATATTTGATTAA
- a CDS encoding DUF4870 domain-containing protein: protein MREDKQLLVITHLSQLLDLITGIGGFIVPLVLWLTQRDKVAGMDLHGKAIMNFQISLFIYSILCVPLIIFLGLGIILLIIIGIIALVFPILNAIKASNGEMPYYPLSIEIIK from the coding sequence ATGAGAGAAGACAAACAATTGCTCGTCATCACCCATTTAAGTCAGTTATTAGATCTTATTACCGGGATTGGCGGCTTCATCGTTCCGCTTGTGTTATGGCTTACGCAACGGGATAAGGTTGCGGGAATGGACCTGCACGGTAAGGCGATTATGAATTTCCAGATCAGCCTTTTTATCTATTCCATTTTGTGTGTTCCGCTGATCATTTTCCTTGGTTTAGGAATTATCCTGCTAATCATCATTGGGATCATTGCACTGGTTTTTCCAATTCTAAATGCGATCAAGGCCAGTAACGGCGAGATGCCGTATTATCCTCTCAGTATCGAGATCATCAAGTAA
- a CDS encoding phosphoribosylaminoimidazolesuccinocarboxamide synthase: MSNTITKTNFNFPGQVSVYKGKVRDVYSLNDDRLVMIASDRLSAFDVVMPKGIPYKGQILNQIATKMMEQTSDIVPNWLEATPDPNVAIGKKCEPFKVEMVIRGYLSGHAAREYKAGKRMLCGVEMPEGMKENDRFPEPIITPATKAEHGDHDEDISREDILKRGIVSEADYTKMEKYTRELFQRGTEIAAKQNLILVDTKYEFGKTAEGEIVLIDEIHTPDSSRYFYATGYSERQEKGEAQKQLSKEFVRQWLISHGFQGLEGQKIPEMTDEYIESVSERYIELYENITGEKFKKADVSNIEERIRKNVNSYLEKP; this comes from the coding sequence ATGAGCAATACAATCACCAAAACAAATTTTAATTTTCCCGGACAGGTTTCGGTTTATAAAGGTAAGGTTAGGGACGTGTATTCCCTGAATGACGACAGGCTGGTCATGATAGCCAGTGACCGACTTTCTGCCTTTGACGTGGTCATGCCGAAAGGGATTCCCTATAAAGGGCAAATTCTGAACCAGATCGCTACAAAAATGATGGAGCAGACCAGCGACATCGTTCCGAACTGGCTGGAGGCGACTCCAGATCCCAATGTGGCCATTGGTAAAAAATGCGAGCCCTTTAAAGTGGAAATGGTGATTCGCGGATACCTTTCCGGTCACGCGGCCCGCGAATACAAAGCTGGAAAACGAATGCTTTGCGGGGTGGAAATGCCCGAAGGAATGAAGGAAAATGATCGCTTTCCAGAACCTATTATCACACCTGCCACAAAAGCCGAGCACGGTGATCATGATGAAGATATTTCAAGAGAAGATATTCTGAAAAGAGGTATTGTTTCCGAAGCTGATTATACCAAAATGGAAAAATATACCCGAGAGCTCTTCCAGAGAGGAACTGAAATTGCCGCTAAACAGAATCTCATTTTGGTTGATACCAAATATGAATTCGGAAAAACCGCTGAAGGTGAAATCGTCTTAATAGATGAAATTCACACACCCGATTCCTCCCGCTATTTTTATGCAACGGGATATTCCGAAAGACAGGAAAAAGGAGAAGCACAAAAACAGCTTTCGAAAGAATTCGTTCGCCAGTGGCTTATCTCGCACGGGTTCCAGGGTCTAGAAGGCCAAAAAATCCCGGAAATGACTGATGAATATATCGAAAGTGTTTCCGAAAGGTATATTGAACTCTACGAGAACATTACCGGGGAAAAATTTAAAAAGGCAGATGTTTCCAATATTGAAGAACGCATCCGTAAAAATGTGAATTCCTACCTGGAGAAGCCTTA
- a CDS encoding PhoH family protein, whose translation MNELLIELSEISPREFFGQQNEHIELLKKYFPKLKIVARGSKIRVFGDEEMLEEFDRRFTMLMDHFGKYNKLDENTIERVLTSDSEEDYQTSAESGETLVHGVSGKAIKAQTANQRKMVELSKKNDLVFAIGPAGTGKTYTGVALAVKALKEKQVKRIILTRPAVEAGENLGFLPGDLKEKLDPYMQPLYDGLRDMIPAEKLETFIEKGVIQIAPLAFMRGRTLDNAFVILDEAQNTTHAQMKMFLTRMGKNAKFIITGDPGQIDLPRRVISGLKEALLILKDVKGVGMVYLDDKDVIRHRLVKKIIAAYKTIEHNE comes from the coding sequence TTGAACGAACTTCTCATAGAACTTTCAGAAATCAGCCCACGCGAATTCTTCGGGCAACAAAATGAACACATTGAACTTTTAAAGAAATATTTTCCCAAACTCAAAATTGTTGCCCGCGGCAGTAAGATCAGGGTTTTTGGTGATGAAGAAATGCTGGAGGAATTTGACCGGCGTTTTACCATGCTCATGGACCATTTCGGGAAATATAACAAGCTCGATGAAAACACGATAGAAAGGGTGCTTACCAGTGACAGTGAGGAAGATTACCAGACTTCGGCAGAAAGTGGTGAAACGCTCGTGCATGGTGTGAGCGGAAAAGCCATTAAGGCCCAAACCGCCAACCAGCGCAAGATGGTGGAACTTTCCAAAAAGAATGATCTGGTTTTCGCCATTGGACCTGCCGGTACCGGGAAAACCTATACGGGTGTGGCCCTGGCAGTAAAAGCTTTGAAAGAGAAGCAGGTTAAAAGGATCATTTTAACCAGACCAGCAGTGGAAGCGGGCGAAAACCTCGGTTTTTTACCCGGTGACCTGAAGGAAAAACTGGATCCATACATGCAGCCGCTTTACGATGGGCTTCGTGATATGATCCCTGCCGAAAAACTCGAAACTTTCATTGAAAAAGGCGTCATCCAAATTGCTCCTTTAGCATTCATGAGGGGGCGAACACTGGATAACGCTTTCGTGATCCTTGATGAAGCCCAGAACACTACCCATGCCCAAATGAAAATGTTCCTCACCAGAATGGGGAAGAACGCGAAGTTCATCATTACCGGGGATCCTGGCCAGATTGACCTTCCAAGACGTGTTATCTCGGGACTTAAGGAAGCACTTCTTATTCTGAAAGACGTAAAGGGCGTTGGCATGGTCTACCTGGATGATAAAGATGTGATTCGCCACAGGTTGGTTAAAAAGATCATCGCCGCTTATAAAACTATTGAACACAACGAATAA
- the dnaN gene encoding DNA polymerase III subunit beta: MKFIVSSNYLLKQLQILGGVINNSNTLPILDNFLFDLKNDELTVSASDLETTMSAKLQVESDSEGKIAVPAKLLLDTLKTFPEQPLTFVAEDNHTIELSSNHGKYALAYADGEEFPNPVELDDPNSTVVEGDVLATAISKTIFASGNDDLRPVMSGVFFQFKEDGLTFVATDAHKLVKYSREDVQANAPAEFIMPKKPLNLLKGILAGSESDVLIEYNDSNAKFTFDDTTLICRLIDGKYPNYEAVIPKENPNKLTIERNQFLSSVRRVSIFSNKTTHQVRLKIAGAELNISAEDVDYSNKAEERLTCSYQGDDMQIGFNSRFLVEMLGNLAADEVMLEMSLPNRAGILTPVDGLDPGEKITMLVMPVMLNN; the protein is encoded by the coding sequence ATGAAATTTATTGTATCCAGCAATTATTTGCTGAAACAACTACAAATACTTGGAGGGGTAATCAACAACAGTAATACCTTACCGATTTTAGATAATTTCCTGTTTGACCTCAAGAATGACGAACTAACTGTTTCTGCTTCTGATCTGGAAACGACTATGAGCGCGAAACTCCAGGTAGAGTCAGATTCTGAAGGAAAAATTGCTGTTCCCGCAAAGCTGTTGCTGGACACGCTGAAGACTTTTCCGGAGCAGCCGCTTACGTTCGTTGCGGAAGATAATCACACCATTGAACTAAGCTCGAACCATGGTAAATATGCGCTAGCTTATGCTGATGGAGAGGAATTTCCGAACCCGGTTGAGCTGGACGATCCAAACAGCACGGTTGTTGAAGGTGATGTGCTTGCAACAGCGATCTCGAAAACCATTTTCGCTTCCGGAAATGATGATCTGAGACCGGTGATGAGCGGAGTGTTCTTCCAATTTAAAGAAGACGGGCTCACCTTTGTTGCGACTGATGCCCATAAACTGGTAAAATATTCTCGGGAAGATGTGCAGGCAAATGCCCCTGCAGAATTCATCATGCCTAAAAAGCCATTGAACCTTTTAAAAGGTATCCTTGCCGGCAGTGAAAGCGATGTGTTGATCGAGTACAACGATTCGAATGCGAAATTCACATTTGACGATACGACCTTGATCTGTAGACTGATCGACGGGAAATATCCAAACTATGAAGCCGTCATTCCAAAAGAGAACCCAAACAAACTGACGATCGAAAGAAACCAGTTCCTGAGTTCTGTTAGAAGGGTTTCTATTTTCTCTAATAAAACAACCCACCAGGTGAGATTGAAAATCGCCGGTGCCGAACTGAATATTTCCGCAGAAGATGTGGATTACAGCAATAAAGCAGAAGAGCGTTTAACCTGTTCTTACCAGGGAGACGATATGCAAATTGGTTTCAATTCCAGGTTCCTTGTAGAAATGCTTGGAAACCTTGCAGCTGATGAAGTAATGCTGGAAATGAGTTTGCCGAACAGGGCCGGAATTCTAACTCCGGTTGATGGCCTTGACCCGGGTGAGAAAATCACCATGCTCGTAATGCCGGTGATGCTGAATAACTAA
- the gldF gene encoding gliding motility-associated ABC transporter permease subunit GldF yields MLAIFQKEIRSFFSSLTGYLVIGLFLLITGLFLFVFSGGYNILDSGFASLDPLFQLAPWIFIFLIPAICMRLFADERRMGTLELLLTKPISLSKLVFGKYLASLALVALAIIPTLIYLYTISLLGRPVGNFDLGATLGSYLGLLFLAGCYCAIGIFSSSFTSNQIVAFLLAVLLCFVSFYAFEALSETGITGEKSYILEYFGINFHYESISRGVIDTRDVIYFLSVILLFLKLTEQNISRNKIRR; encoded by the coding sequence ATGTTAGCAATTTTTCAGAAGGAAATACGATCATTTTTCAGTTCACTGACGGGTTACCTGGTCATTGGCCTGTTCCTTTTGATCACCGGGCTGTTCCTGTTCGTCTTCAGCGGCGGATACAATATTTTGGATTCCGGATTTGCCAGCCTGGATCCTTTATTCCAACTGGCTCCGTGGATCTTCATTTTTCTGATCCCGGCCATCTGCATGCGGTTATTTGCCGATGAACGCCGCATGGGCACGCTGGAATTGCTGCTTACAAAACCAATTAGCCTTTCGAAACTGGTCTTCGGGAAATACCTCGCCAGCCTCGCTTTGGTAGCCCTGGCCATCATTCCCACATTGATCTATCTTTATACGATCAGCCTTCTGGGCAGGCCAGTGGGCAATTTCGACCTGGGAGCTACTTTGGGATCTTACCTGGGATTGTTGTTCCTTGCCGGATGTTACTGCGCCATTGGTATTTTCAGTTCCAGTTTCACATCGAACCAGATCGTGGCTTTCCTGCTCGCCGTATTGTTATGCTTTGTGAGTTTTTATGCTTTTGAAGCCTTGAGCGAAACCGGTATTACCGGGGAAAAATCTTATATCCTGGAATACTTCGGAATTAATTTTCATTACGAAAGCATCAGCCGCGGCGTGATCGATACCCGCGATGTTATCTATTTTCTGAGTGTCATTCTTCTTTTTTTGAAACTAACGGAACAGAATATTTCCAGAAATAAAATCCGAAGATGA
- a CDS encoding putative quinol monooxygenase, whose amino-acid sequence MFVRIVKMGFHPEKIPEFLSNFEENKEKIRGFEGCAFLELYRDKHNTEQFFTYSYWKDEQSLENYRNSALFKSVWAKTKILFNTKPEAWSVDKLVSLD is encoded by the coding sequence ATGTTTGTACGTATCGTTAAAATGGGATTCCATCCTGAAAAAATACCGGAGTTTCTTTCCAATTTTGAAGAAAATAAAGAGAAAATTCGAGGTTTTGAAGGTTGCGCGTTCCTGGAACTCTATCGCGACAAACACAATACGGAACAGTTTTTCACGTATAGTTACTGGAAAGACGAGCAGTCACTGGAAAACTACAGAAATTCAGCATTATTTAAAAGCGTTTGGGCCAAAACCAAAATTCTGTTCAATACCAAACCGGAAGCCTGGAGCGTGGATAAACTGGTGAGCCTCGACTAA
- a CDS encoding helix-turn-helix domain-containing protein yields MNNPFEVIEARLSSIENLILDLKHLPKESAPIKNSEQLLTVQDAAHFLNLTVPTIYSKVSKGELPVMKRSKRLYFSSTELMEYLKEGRKMSNSEIEQQAETYLSNNKKGLK; encoded by the coding sequence ATGAACAATCCATTTGAAGTAATTGAAGCAAGGTTAAGTAGTATTGAAAATTTGATACTTGACCTAAAACACTTACCAAAAGAGTCTGCACCAATTAAAAATTCTGAACAACTCCTAACCGTTCAGGATGCAGCACATTTTTTAAATCTTACAGTACCCACTATTTACAGCAAAGTAAGTAAGGGTGAATTACCTGTAATGAAGCGAAGCAAACGACTTTACTTTTCCAGTACTGAACTCATGGAGTATCTGAAAGAGGGGCGTAAGATGTCAAACTCTGAAATTGAGCAACAGGCAGAAACATATTTGTCCAACAATAAAAAAGGGTTGAAGTAA